One segment of Micromonospora sp. M71_S20 DNA contains the following:
- a CDS encoding non-ribosomal peptide synthetase, which yields MSTPLSTLPAAGAGTVDPVVLPDLIARQAAATPDATAVLAGDVRVGYAELDRRANQLAQHLVGLGVGPESTVGVYLRRGIDLVVALLGVWRAGGAYLPLDPAHPADRRRWIVADTGVDVVLTQADLRDDALAGPSHVVCLDADRSRIAAGPDTAPPVRIDPDNAAYVIYTSGSTGRPKGVVVTHGAIGNRVAWTVRQHGLSPADRVLQKTAVSFDAAGWEFFAPLICGATVALAPDGAERDPAALVAAVVRYRATVLQGVPSVLQLVTEEPDWPRCTSLRLVFSAGEPLHAELCQRLAVAPATRVWNTYGPTECAIDVTAQPVDLAQRTGPVPIGRPLDNLRLQALDANRRPVPIGVVGDLYVGGAGLGRGYLNRPDLTAERFVPDEYGPPGARLYRTGDQVRWRSDRSLEFVGRADDQLKINGVRIEPGEVEAALAAHPDVRRAVVVGFAEPGGSPRLAAYVAGRRPLTAAQLRSFLTDRLPDALVPAVFVPVAEFPLTTGGKVDRAALPPVETVDATAYLAPRTDAERLVARLWQELLDVDRVGVHDDLFQLGGSSLVTVRLASRLAAESGVRIELRELLAATTVEAQAALLTGGASATSAVVPVPRTGPLPLSPAQRRLWLLDQLHPGSPEWVVPLYLRLPGSLAPETVRAALTALEARHEALRTRYLTRDGEPHQRVDPPGPVDLTVCDAAETPLVDLVDAQLGRGFDLRTGPLWRATLVTSAGADHLLLVALHHIASDATTAGVLERDLRELCAAGAAGREPDLPELTVHYADYAAWQHRYLTDDRVERELGFWREHLAGVPELALPLDRPRPAERDPRGAHVEFEVPAELAEKLTALGRRCSATPFMTMLAGFATLLARYSGQWDVAVGAPTSGRRPPEAEQIAGVFLNPVVVRCTLDPAAPFEAAVQAVRSRTLAALAHQDLPFERVVDELVDVRDLSRTPLYQVMLNAQEGGITGQSTDDEALLDALRRAARIAKTDLTMHVWPRPDGTLAGSLEYATALFDEPTVRRMADHFVRLLAAAVAEPRTPLDDLDLLSPGERHLLLHEAHGPTVPRSTATVCDLFEAQRRRTPDAVALRHGDLTTTYAALDDRANQFAHHLRRSGVTRGAVVAVLLDRGVDLVAAILGTWKAGAAVLPLDPSYPAERIGHMLATAGVELGVTQAAYAPRFTVPTLHVDTHRLMVCAGPTHRPDRDTDPAETAYVLFTSGSTGRPKGVLLPHRAVSNFLACAVETEALGDRGARAGRGDGAPLFTTIAFDLSIPNLFSPLVSGQSVTLLPAALDIAELGALLVKAGPFDRFIMTPPHLELLTEQLDDEQAGQLSGLIWTAGAALRGEIANRWLDRLGPGGLTNSYGPTETTVIMTAHPVRTPQTTDIVPIGRAMANTTVRVLDDALRLLPVGVVGELYIGGECLSTGYAGRPDLTAEKFVPDPYGPPGSRLYRSGDLVRMRPDGVMDFVGRVDDQVKVRGYRIELGEIRAVVEEHPGVTRCAVIVHEERLVAFHRGEAPDLAAHCARLLPDYMTPSLLVPVAEIPLNANGKVDRAALLDLLSHAVSTGAAGAEDALVAPRTVVEERLCAIWSDLLGVPVGVRHNFFAMGGHSVLAGRLVAGLQEEFDLDVSLRLVFEHPTVEAMAVAVEDLIRAEVDALSDADLTEDLRQTKEHQA from the coding sequence ATGAGCACCCCTCTGTCCACCCTGCCGGCCGCCGGAGCGGGCACGGTCGATCCCGTCGTCCTGCCGGACCTGATCGCCCGCCAGGCCGCGGCGACGCCCGACGCGACCGCGGTGCTCGCCGGCGACGTACGGGTCGGCTACGCCGAACTCGACAGGCGCGCCAACCAGCTCGCCCAGCACCTGGTCGGGCTGGGCGTCGGTCCGGAGTCGACGGTCGGCGTGTACCTGCGCCGGGGGATCGACCTCGTGGTCGCCCTGCTCGGGGTGTGGCGGGCCGGCGGCGCGTACCTGCCGCTGGACCCGGCGCACCCGGCCGACCGGCGCCGGTGGATCGTCGCCGACACCGGGGTGGACGTCGTGCTCACCCAGGCCGACCTGCGCGACGACGCGCTGGCCGGGCCGTCCCACGTGGTCTGCCTGGACGCGGACCGGTCCCGGATCGCGGCCGGACCGGACACCGCGCCGCCGGTCCGCATCGACCCCGACAACGCGGCGTACGTCATCTACACCTCCGGCTCGACCGGCCGCCCCAAGGGCGTGGTCGTCACCCACGGGGCCATCGGCAACCGGGTGGCCTGGACGGTCCGGCAGCACGGCCTGTCCCCGGCGGACCGGGTGCTGCAGAAGACCGCGGTGAGCTTCGACGCCGCCGGCTGGGAGTTCTTTGCCCCGCTGATCTGCGGGGCGACGGTGGCGCTCGCGCCGGACGGCGCCGAACGCGATCCGGCCGCCCTGGTGGCGGCGGTCGTCCGGTACCGGGCGACCGTGCTCCAGGGCGTGCCGTCGGTGCTGCAACTGGTGACCGAGGAGCCGGACTGGCCGAGGTGCACCTCGCTGCGGCTGGTCTTCTCCGCCGGCGAGCCGCTGCACGCCGAGCTGTGCCAGCGGCTGGCGGTGGCGCCCGCGACACGGGTCTGGAACACCTACGGCCCGACCGAGTGCGCCATCGACGTGACCGCCCAGCCGGTCGACCTCGCCCAGCGCACCGGGCCGGTGCCGATCGGCCGGCCGCTGGACAACCTCCGCCTCCAGGCGCTGGACGCGAACCGGCGGCCGGTGCCGATCGGCGTGGTCGGCGACCTGTACGTGGGCGGGGCCGGGCTCGGCCGCGGCTACCTCAACCGGCCCGACCTGACCGCGGAGCGGTTCGTGCCGGACGAGTACGGGCCGCCCGGCGCGCGGCTCTACCGCACCGGCGACCAGGTCCGGTGGCGCTCGGACCGGAGCCTGGAGTTCGTCGGCCGCGCCGACGACCAGCTCAAGATCAATGGGGTACGCATCGAGCCGGGCGAGGTGGAGGCCGCGCTGGCCGCCCACCCGGACGTGCGGCGGGCGGTCGTCGTCGGCTTCGCCGAGCCCGGCGGCAGCCCCCGGCTGGCCGCGTACGTCGCCGGCCGGCGCCCCCTGACCGCCGCGCAGCTGCGGTCCTTCCTGACCGACCGGCTGCCCGACGCCCTGGTGCCGGCCGTGTTCGTCCCGGTGGCGGAGTTCCCGCTCACCACCGGCGGGAAGGTCGACCGGGCCGCGCTGCCGCCCGTCGAGACCGTCGACGCGACGGCCTACCTGGCCCCGCGCACCGACGCCGAGCGGCTGGTCGCCCGGCTCTGGCAGGAGCTGCTCGACGTCGACCGGGTGGGGGTGCACGACGACCTCTTCCAGCTCGGCGGGTCGTCGCTGGTGACCGTCCGCCTCGCCAGCCGCCTCGCCGCCGAGTCCGGCGTGCGGATCGAGCTGAGGGAGCTGCTCGCCGCGACCACCGTCGAGGCGCAGGCCGCCCTGCTGACCGGCGGCGCCTCCGCGACGTCGGCGGTGGTCCCGGTGCCCCGGACCGGCCCCCTGCCACTCTCTCCGGCCCAGCGGCGGTTGTGGCTGCTGGACCAGCTGCACCCGGGCAGCCCCGAGTGGGTGGTGCCGCTCTACCTGCGCCTGCCCGGCTCGCTGGCGCCCGAGACCGTACGGGCGGCGCTGACCGCGCTGGAGGCCCGGCACGAGGCGCTGCGCACCCGCTACCTGACCCGCGACGGCGAGCCGCACCAGCGCGTCGATCCGCCCGGCCCCGTCGACCTCACGGTTTGCGACGCGGCCGAGACCCCGCTCGTCGACCTCGTCGACGCGCAGCTCGGCCGGGGCTTCGACCTGCGCACCGGGCCGCTGTGGCGGGCCACCCTGGTCACCTCGGCCGGGGCGGACCACCTGCTGCTGGTGGCCCTGCACCACATCGCCTCCGACGCGACCACCGCCGGGGTCCTGGAGCGGGACCTGCGGGAACTCTGCGCGGCGGGCGCCGCCGGCCGGGAGCCCGACCTGCCGGAGCTGACGGTGCACTACGCCGACTACGCGGCCTGGCAGCACCGGTACCTCACCGACGACCGGGTCGAGCGGGAGCTCGGCTTCTGGCGCGAACACCTGGCGGGGGTGCCCGAGCTGGCCCTCCCGCTGGACCGGCCCCGGCCGGCCGAGCGCGACCCGCGCGGGGCGCACGTCGAGTTCGAGGTGCCGGCGGAGCTCGCGGAGAAGCTGACCGCGCTGGGCCGGCGCTGCTCGGCGACCCCGTTCATGACCATGCTGGCGGGCTTCGCCACGCTGCTGGCCCGCTACAGCGGGCAGTGGGACGTCGCCGTCGGCGCGCCCACCTCCGGTCGCCGGCCCCCCGAGGCGGAGCAGATCGCCGGGGTCTTCCTCAACCCCGTGGTGGTGCGCTGCACCCTGGACCCGGCCGCGCCGTTCGAGGCGGCCGTGCAGGCCGTGCGGTCCCGGACCCTGGCCGCCCTCGCTCACCAGGACCTGCCCTTCGAGCGGGTGGTCGACGAACTCGTCGACGTCCGCGACCTCTCCCGCACCCCGCTCTACCAGGTGATGCTCAACGCCCAGGAGGGCGGCATCACCGGCCAGTCGACCGACGACGAGGCCCTGCTGGACGCGCTGCGCCGGGCGGCCCGGATCGCCAAGACCGACCTCACCATGCACGTCTGGCCCCGCCCCGACGGCACCCTGGCCGGCAGCCTGGAGTACGCCACCGCCCTGTTCGACGAGCCGACCGTCCGGCGGATGGCCGACCACTTCGTCCGGCTGCTCGCCGCGGCGGTGGCCGAGCCACGGACCCCGCTCGACGACCTCGACCTGCTCTCGCCGGGCGAGCGGCACCTGCTCCTGCACGAGGCGCACGGGCCCACCGTGCCCCGCTCCACCGCGACGGTCTGCGACCTCTTCGAGGCCCAGCGCCGTCGGACGCCGGACGCGGTGGCCCTGCGCCACGGCGACCTCACCACCACCTACGCGGCGCTGGACGACCGGGCCAACCAGTTCGCCCACCACCTGCGGCGCTCGGGTGTCACCCGGGGCGCGGTGGTGGCCGTGCTGCTGGACCGGGGTGTCGACCTGGTCGCGGCGATCCTCGGCACCTGGAAGGCGGGGGCGGCCGTGCTGCCGCTCGACCCGTCGTACCCCGCCGAGCGGATCGGGCACATGCTCGCCACCGCCGGCGTGGAGCTGGGCGTCACCCAGGCGGCGTACGCGCCCAGGTTCACCGTGCCGACCCTGCACGTGGACACCCACCGGCTGATGGTCTGCGCCGGCCCCACCCACCGGCCGGACCGGGACACCGACCCGGCCGAGACGGCCTACGTGCTGTTCACCTCCGGCTCGACCGGCCGCCCCAAGGGCGTGCTCCTGCCGCACCGGGCGGTGTCCAACTTCCTCGCCTGCGCCGTCGAGACCGAGGCCCTGGGCGACCGGGGGGCACGCGCGGGGCGGGGCGACGGCGCGCCGCTGTTCACCACCATCGCCTTCGACCTGTCCATCCCCAACCTGTTCAGCCCGCTGGTCTCGGGGCAGTCGGTGACGCTGCTGCCCGCCGCCCTCGACATCGCCGAGCTGGGCGCCCTGCTCGTCAAGGCCGGCCCGTTCGACCGGTTCATCATGACTCCGCCGCACCTGGAGCTGCTCACCGAGCAGCTCGACGACGAGCAGGCGGGCCAGCTCTCCGGTCTGATCTGGACGGCCGGCGCGGCGCTGCGCGGGGAGATCGCCAACCGGTGGCTGGACCGGCTCGGGCCGGGTGGCCTCACCAACAGCTACGGGCCGACCGAGACCACGGTCATCATGACGGCCCACCCGGTGCGGACGCCGCAGACGACCGACATCGTGCCGATCGGCCGGGCGATGGCGAACACCACCGTCCGGGTGCTCGACGACGCGCTGCGGCTGCTGCCGGTCGGGGTCGTCGGTGAGCTGTACATCGGCGGCGAGTGCCTGTCCACCGGGTACGCCGGCCGACCGGACCTCACCGCGGAGAAGTTCGTGCCCGACCCGTACGGGCCGCCGGGCAGCCGGCTCTACCGCAGCGGGGACCTGGTCCGGATGCGCCCGGACGGGGTGATGGACTTCGTCGGCCGGGTCGACGACCAGGTGAAGGTGCGCGGCTACCGGATCGAACTCGGCGAGATCCGCGCGGTCGTCGAGGAACACCCCGGGGTGACCCGGTGCGCGGTCATCGTCCACGAGGAACGGCTGGTCGCCTTCCACCGGGGCGAGGCGCCCGACCTGGCCGCGCACTGCGCCCGGCTGCTGCCCGACTACATGACGCCGAGCCTGCTCGTGCCGGTGGCCGAGATCCCGCTCAACGCCAACGGCAAGGTGGACCGCGCCGCCCTGCTCGACCTGCTCTCCCACGCCGTGTCGACCGGCGCCGCCGGCGCCGAGGACGCCCTCGTCGCGCCGCGCACGGTCGTCGAGGAACGCCTCTGCGCGATCTGGAGCGACCTGCTGGGCGTGCCCGTCGGCGTGCGGCACAACTTCTTCGCCATGGGCGGGCACTCCGTGCTGGCGGGCCGGCTGGTCGCCGGCCTCCAGGAGGAGTTCGACCTCGACGTGTCGCTGCGGCTCGTCTTCGAGCACCCGACCGTCGAGGCGATGGCGGTCGCGGTGGAGGACCTCATCCGGGCCGAGGTGGACGCACTTTCCGACGCCGACCTGACCGAAGACCTGCGGCAGACCAAGGAGCACCAGGCATGA